The following proteins are co-located in the Robbsia betulipollinis genome:
- a CDS encoding ABC transporter ATP-binding protein — MASISLRAVQKAYGDHAPAVRDVNLEIGEHEFCVFLGPSGCGKSTLLRLIAGLEEVTDGEVRINGALVNDVPAAQRGVAMVFQSYALFPHMSVYENMAFGLMLAKTPREEIDRKVREAARALQLEPLLDRRPKALSGGQRQRVAIGRAIVRSPGVFLFDEPLSNLDATLRGQTRIEIARLHKQFEKASVVYVTHDQVEAMTLADKIVLLHAGAQTAQFGSIAQVGTPLALYHRPRSRFVAGFIGAPQMNFLAAQVAGIEGDDVVVRLDATGETLRTTPGAAPCGGAASFGLAIGQKITLGVRPEHLVPVSSATHETGAPSSRGAMDQMARTVTLVERLGEHCYLHLDAPDGTVLIAKAPGDWPSEAGARVAVRVPPAFCHLFTEDGFAVASAPVLHPA; from the coding sequence ATGGCCAGTATCTCGTTGAGGGCGGTGCAGAAGGCCTACGGCGATCACGCGCCGGCGGTTCGCGACGTGAATCTCGAAATCGGCGAACACGAATTCTGCGTGTTCCTGGGTCCCTCCGGATGCGGCAAGTCCACGCTGCTGAGACTGATCGCCGGTCTGGAGGAGGTCACCGACGGCGAGGTGCGCATCAATGGCGCGCTCGTCAACGACGTGCCGGCGGCGCAACGCGGCGTGGCGATGGTCTTCCAGAGCTATGCGCTGTTTCCGCATATGAGCGTCTACGAAAACATGGCATTCGGGCTCATGCTCGCCAAAACGCCGCGCGAGGAGATCGATCGCAAGGTACGCGAGGCGGCCCGCGCGCTGCAACTGGAGCCGTTGCTGGACCGCCGCCCCAAGGCGCTCTCCGGTGGACAGCGACAGCGGGTGGCCATCGGCCGCGCGATCGTACGCAGTCCCGGCGTCTTTCTGTTCGACGAACCCTTGTCGAATCTCGACGCCACGCTGCGGGGGCAGACCCGGATCGAGATCGCACGGCTGCACAAGCAGTTCGAGAAAGCCAGCGTGGTGTACGTGACGCACGATCAGGTGGAGGCAATGACGCTCGCCGACAAAATCGTGCTGCTGCATGCCGGCGCGCAGACGGCGCAATTCGGCAGCATCGCGCAGGTGGGCACGCCGCTGGCGTTGTACCATCGCCCGCGCAGCCGTTTCGTCGCCGGTTTCATCGGCGCGCCGCAGATGAACTTCCTGGCGGCGCAGGTTGCCGGTATCGAGGGCGACGACGTTGTCGTCCGGCTGGATGCGACAGGCGAAACGCTGCGCACGACGCCCGGCGCGGCGCCTTGCGGCGGCGCCGCGTCGTTCGGTCTGGCGATCGGCCAGAAGATCACGCTCGGCGTGCGTCCCGAACATCTGGTGCCGGTGTCGTCCGCCACGCACGAAACCGGCGCCCCGTCGTCGCGCGGCGCGATGGATCAGATGGCGCGCACCGTCACGCTCGTGGAGCGGTTGGGCGAGCATTGCTATCTGCACCTCGACGCCCCCGACGGCACCGTCCTGATCGCCAAGGCGCCCGGCGACTGGCCGAGCGAAGCCGGCGCGCGCGTTGCCGTGCGCGTCCCCCCCGCTTTCTGCCATCTGTTCACCGAAGACGGTTTCGCCGTCGCCTCGGCCCCTGTCCTTCACCCTGCGTAG
- a CDS encoding LacI family DNA-binding transcriptional regulator: MTTLLDVARLADVTTATVSNVLRDRGRFSARTRARVLEAVAQLQYRPHLTARALAEGRPPTIALMVSSIANPFYPEFALAAERAARRDGYFLIICNTNDDADVGQAYFDQIGGTLSEGILIMNSALDVDALYRGHGDGSPVVLCMWERPDRAPTLPCVAVDFFLAGRLAAAHLLELGHRRIGAIVGSARHGIHAARYEGFCQTLREADIAGFADDVRFTDDSIQGGHGAAQSLLRANPALTAIFATNDLPALGAVYAALDMGRAVPDALSVIGITDIRLARESRPALTTIAVPTAAAADLAVALLRELIRDADMTDSTLRVAPAPRLVQRDTTGIRRA; this comes from the coding sequence ATGACGACGCTTCTCGACGTTGCCCGCCTCGCCGACGTGACCACCGCCACCGTCTCCAACGTGCTGCGCGATCGGGGACGATTCAGCGCCCGCACCCGCGCGCGCGTGCTCGAAGCGGTCGCGCAACTGCAGTATCGTCCGCACCTCACCGCGCGCGCGCTGGCCGAAGGCCGTCCGCCTACCATTGCCCTGATGGTGTCGAGCATCGCCAATCCGTTTTATCCCGAATTCGCGCTCGCGGCGGAACGTGCGGCGCGGCGCGACGGCTATTTCCTGATCATCTGCAATACGAACGACGACGCCGATGTCGGGCAGGCCTACTTCGACCAGATCGGCGGCACGCTGTCGGAAGGGATCCTGATCATGAACAGCGCGCTCGATGTCGATGCGCTGTACCGTGGGCACGGGGATGGCTCGCCGGTCGTGCTGTGCATGTGGGAGCGGCCGGATCGCGCGCCCACGCTGCCGTGCGTCGCCGTCGATTTTTTCCTGGCGGGCCGGCTCGCGGCGGCGCATCTTCTCGAACTCGGTCACCGGCGCATCGGCGCGATCGTCGGCAGCGCGCGGCACGGTATCCACGCCGCGCGCTACGAAGGATTCTGCCAGACGCTGCGGGAGGCCGACATCGCGGGATTCGCGGACGACGTCCGCTTCACCGACGATTCGATCCAGGGTGGACACGGCGCGGCGCAGTCGCTGTTGCGCGCGAACCCCGCGCTCACGGCGATTTTCGCGACAAACGACCTGCCCGCGCTGGGTGCCGTCTACGCGGCGCTCGATATGGGGCGCGCCGTGCCGGATGCGCTCTCCGTCATCGGCATCACGGACATCCGGCTCGCCCGCGAGTCGCGGCCGGCGCTGACCACCATCGCGGTGCCCACGGCGGCGGCGGCGGATCTCGCGGTGGCGCTTCTGCGCGAGCTGATCCGCGATGCCGACATGACCGACAGCACCCTGCGCGTCGCCCCCGCGCCCAGGCTCGTCCAGCGCGATACGACGGGGATCCGGCGGGCGTGA